One genomic region from Streptomyces sp. Li-HN-5-11 encodes:
- a CDS encoding alpha/beta hydrolase-fold protein — MSLTGTPFLYTTIVLAVVALVLPFFLWTRMKGPRVLRNAGRALMLLFAQATAITLVFVLVNNANNLYDNWADLLGTGNHVQKAADLGADGTGGIAYKKLPKVQQKFTPASGPGMHAAGGVEVTQLKGRVSGVSAEVYVWLPPQYKEPAYKNKKFPVVELLSGYPGSAKAWFGSMKVHEQLEPLMKSGQVAPFILVSPRTNLIAKIDTGCANIPGTVNADSWLSIDVPKMITDNFRAEAAPNGWAAAGYSAGAHCAAKLAVAHPDRYRAAVSLSGYNDPIGERNSLADQSIELRRANNPYVLLKKYRTPPRVALYVSGEAGDGYEAGVALEQIAKAPTTVRVVFLPRSAGGHSMTLWRPQVPTVFRWLTKVLTGKDTQHTGTSIPHAPSTGGSTPAELASGTSSRAGGGRRR, encoded by the coding sequence ATGAGCCTCACCGGGACTCCGTTCCTGTACACCACCATCGTGCTGGCCGTGGTCGCCCTGGTCCTGCCCTTCTTCCTGTGGACACGGATGAAGGGCCCCCGGGTGCTGCGCAACGCGGGCCGCGCGCTGATGCTGCTGTTCGCCCAGGCCACCGCCATCACCCTGGTGTTCGTGCTGGTGAACAACGCCAACAACCTGTACGACAACTGGGCCGACCTGCTCGGCACGGGCAACCACGTGCAGAAGGCCGCCGACCTCGGTGCCGACGGCACCGGGGGCATCGCCTACAAGAAGCTGCCCAAGGTCCAGCAGAAGTTCACCCCTGCCAGCGGTCCCGGGATGCACGCTGCCGGCGGAGTCGAGGTCACCCAGCTCAAGGGCCGGGTCTCGGGGGTGAGCGCCGAGGTCTACGTCTGGCTGCCCCCGCAGTACAAGGAGCCGGCCTACAAGAACAAGAAGTTCCCCGTGGTCGAGCTGCTGTCCGGCTACCCGGGCTCGGCCAAGGCCTGGTTCGGGTCGATGAAGGTGCACGAACAGCTCGAGCCGCTGATGAAGAGCGGCCAGGTCGCCCCGTTCATCCTGGTGTCACCGCGCACCAACCTGATCGCCAAGATCGACACGGGCTGCGCCAACATCCCGGGCACCGTGAACGCGGACAGCTGGCTCAGCATCGACGTACCGAAGATGATCACGGACAACTTCCGCGCCGAGGCCGCGCCGAACGGCTGGGCCGCCGCCGGCTACTCGGCCGGAGCCCACTGCGCGGCCAAGCTCGCCGTCGCCCACCCCGACCGCTACCGGGCCGCGGTGAGCCTGTCCGGGTACAACGACCCGATCGGCGAGCGCAACTCGCTGGCCGACCAGAGCATCGAACTGCGCCGGGCGAACAACCCCTACGTCCTGCTGAAGAAGTACCGCACCCCGCCGCGCGTCGCGCTGTACGTCTCCGGCGAGGCCGGGGACGGCTACGAGGCCGGGGTGGCCCTGGAGCAGATCGCGAAGGCGCCGACGACCGTGCGGGTGGTCTTCCTGCCGCGCAGCGCGGGCGGTCACAGCATGACGCTGTGGCGGCCGCAGGTGCCGACCGTGTTCCGCTGGCTGACCAAGGTGCTGACCGGGAAGGACACCCAGCACACCGGGACGTCTATTCCTCACGCACCGTCGACCGGCGGTTCCACGCCCGCGGAGCTCGCCAGTGGAACCTCATCGCGAGCAGGCGGAGGACGAAGGCGGTGA
- a CDS encoding thioesterase family protein produces the protein MREAATATAVRATIGDSEFDRDTAVTRRVPGVYDVGLSAGWTVFGAVNGGYLLAVLGRALADALPHSDPFTVSAHYLTACRPGPAVVRTDVVRTGRTLSTGQASLLQCDEDGNEVERIRVLASYGDLDALPDDVRTTAQPPAIPPIDQCFGPQDAAGVPLPSGDPAPVAGSSAITGRLTLKLDPATLGWALGSPSGKGEMRAWFGLADGRDADPLSLLLTVDALPPTAFELGLEGWVPTVELTVHVRCRPAPGPLRVSITTRNLAGGFLEEDAEVWDSAGRLVAQSRQLARVRLG, from the coding sequence ATGCGAGAAGCAGCCACCGCCACAGCCGTGCGAGCCACGATCGGCGACAGCGAGTTCGACCGCGACACCGCGGTCACCCGGCGCGTCCCCGGCGTCTACGACGTCGGCCTCTCCGCCGGCTGGACCGTCTTCGGCGCCGTCAACGGCGGCTATCTGCTGGCCGTCCTCGGCCGCGCACTCGCGGACGCCCTGCCGCACTCCGACCCGTTCACCGTCTCGGCGCACTACCTGACCGCCTGCCGGCCCGGACCGGCCGTCGTCCGCACGGACGTGGTCCGCACCGGCCGCACCCTCTCCACCGGCCAGGCCTCCCTCCTCCAGTGCGACGAGGACGGCAACGAGGTGGAACGCATCCGCGTCCTGGCCTCGTACGGCGACCTGGACGCGCTGCCCGACGACGTCCGCACCACGGCCCAGCCGCCCGCGATCCCCCCGATCGACCAGTGCTTCGGCCCTCAGGACGCCGCCGGTGTCCCACTGCCGTCCGGTGACCCCGCCCCGGTCGCGGGCAGCTCCGCCATCACCGGCCGCCTGACGCTCAAGCTGGACCCGGCCACCCTCGGCTGGGCGCTGGGCTCACCCTCCGGCAAGGGGGAGATGCGGGCCTGGTTCGGCCTCGCCGACGGCCGGGACGCCGACCCGCTCTCCCTGCTGCTCACGGTGGACGCGCTGCCTCCGACCGCCTTCGAACTCGGCCTGGAGGGCTGGGTCCCCACGGTGGAACTGACCGTGCACGTACGCTGCCGCCCGGCGCCGGGTCCGCTGCGCGTGTCCATCACCACCCGCAACCTCGCCGGCGGCTTCCTGGAGGAGGACGCCGAGGTCTGGGACAGCGCCGGCCGGCTGGTGGCGCAGTCCCGGCAGCTCGCCCGCGTCAGGCTCGGCTGA
- a CDS encoding TIGR03086 family metal-binding protein, producing MTTTDPRPLYARATEQAAALMKTVQPGQLTGPTPCAEFDVRTLLSHIVGGTLRIAVAGEGGDGLAVHPFAEGVADGDWAAAYDEVRTRVLKAWESDERLTAPVRVPWGEVPGRAALSGYVMELVTHTWDLNEALGRPLELDPELAAFALATARRVLPEPQRDAGTPFDSVLRAPEGADVHEQLASWLGRKPFSRA from the coding sequence ATGACCACCACCGACCCCCGCCCCCTCTACGCCCGCGCCACCGAGCAGGCCGCAGCACTGATGAAGACCGTACAGCCGGGGCAGCTGACCGGTCCGACCCCCTGCGCGGAGTTCGACGTGCGCACCCTGCTGAGCCACATCGTCGGCGGCACCCTGCGGATCGCGGTGGCCGGCGAGGGCGGCGACGGTCTCGCCGTCCACCCGTTCGCCGAGGGTGTCGCGGACGGCGACTGGGCGGCGGCCTACGACGAGGTCCGCACGCGGGTGCTCAAGGCCTGGGAGAGCGACGAGCGCCTGACCGCCCCGGTCCGCGTCCCGTGGGGCGAGGTCCCCGGACGGGCGGCGCTGTCCGGGTACGTCATGGAGCTGGTGACCCACACCTGGGACCTGAACGAGGCGCTCGGACGCCCCCTCGAACTGGACCCCGAGCTGGCCGCCTTCGCGCTGGCCACCGCCCGCCGTGTCCTGCCGGAGCCGCAGCGCGACGCCGGTACCCCCTTCGACTCGGTCCTTCGCGCCCCCGAAGGCGCGGACGTCCACGAGCAGTTGGCGTCCTGGCTGGGGCGGAAGCCGTTCAGCCGAGCCTGA
- a CDS encoding YafY family protein: protein MKSDRLLSILLLLQTRGRVPAHELAERLEVSVRTIYRDIEALSASGVPVYAERGRHGGIELLAGFRTDVTGLTADESRALFILAAQGAHAALGLDAALGSALRKVMAALPAPHRPAAEVMSRRILVDATRWKGGPQKAVDLDVLQDAVFADQRLRLRYRHSGEREPRTYTVDPYGLVSKAGVWYLVADRRAKPQLFRADRVHSARLLDDPVRRRPGVELADAWEVLRRQVEERPGGLDVTVRVRRDRLDMFLRMNASSLAGLPDDDGVSDWVTARLSYGFVGEARQLLAFSDRIEVLSPPRVREELRAAAASVTELYRRAGRDGG, encoded by the coding sequence GTGAAGTCCGACCGCCTGCTGTCCATCCTGCTGCTCCTGCAGACCCGGGGCCGGGTGCCCGCGCACGAACTCGCCGAGCGGCTCGAGGTGTCGGTGCGCACCATCTACCGCGACATCGAGGCGCTGTCGGCCTCCGGCGTCCCCGTCTACGCCGAGCGGGGGCGGCACGGCGGCATCGAACTGCTCGCCGGGTTCCGTACGGACGTCACCGGCCTGACCGCCGACGAGTCCCGCGCGCTGTTCATCCTGGCCGCGCAGGGCGCGCACGCGGCGCTCGGCCTGGACGCGGCGCTCGGCTCGGCCCTGCGCAAGGTGATGGCGGCACTCCCGGCCCCGCACCGGCCCGCGGCGGAGGTCATGTCGCGGCGCATCCTGGTCGACGCCACGCGCTGGAAGGGCGGCCCCCAGAAGGCCGTCGACCTCGACGTCCTGCAGGACGCGGTGTTCGCCGACCAGCGCCTGCGCCTCAGGTACCGGCACAGCGGCGAGCGCGAGCCGCGGACGTACACCGTCGACCCCTACGGCCTCGTCTCCAAGGCGGGCGTGTGGTACCTGGTCGCCGACCGGCGTGCGAAGCCACAGCTCTTCCGGGCCGACCGGGTGCACTCGGCCCGGCTGCTCGACGACCCGGTGCGGCGCCGGCCCGGCGTCGAACTCGCCGACGCCTGGGAGGTGTTGCGCCGGCAGGTCGAGGAGCGCCCCGGCGGGCTGGACGTCACGGTCCGCGTGCGCCGGGACCGCCTCGACATGTTCCTGCGCATGAACGCCTCGTCGCTGGCCGGACTCCCCGACGACGACGGCGTGAGCGACTGGGTCACCGCCCGGCTGTCGTACGGCTTCGTCGGCGAGGCGCGCCAACTGCTCGCGTTCTCCGACCGGATCGAGGTGCTCTCGCCGCCCCGGGTGCGCGAGGAACTCCGCGCGGCGGCCGCCTCTGTCACGGAGCTGTACCGGCGAGCCGGCCGGGACGGCGGGTGA
- a CDS encoding TetR family transcriptional regulator: MSHTLGVRQAQKRKTRQALLDAALGLLEEQSLSSLGLREVTRAVGVAPTAFYRHFRSTADLGVALVEEALGSLHPMIRTTVSTADDSEERITRAIDLIARHVDAYPAHVRFIARERHGGVQPVREAIREQLVRFAREVKDELAKDPQSAEWSEDDLLMLAHLYVDQMLITASLFLEALDAPEEERERVTQLATRQMRLISIGRQHWRD, encoded by the coding sequence ATGAGTCACACTTTGGGTGTCCGGCAGGCCCAGAAGCGCAAGACCCGGCAGGCCCTTCTGGACGCGGCGCTGGGCCTGCTGGAGGAGCAGAGCCTGAGCAGCCTGGGCCTGCGCGAGGTCACGCGCGCCGTCGGCGTCGCCCCGACCGCCTTCTACCGGCACTTCCGCTCCACGGCGGACCTCGGTGTCGCGCTGGTCGAGGAGGCGCTGGGCAGCCTGCACCCGATGATCCGGACGACGGTGTCCACGGCGGACGACAGCGAGGAACGCATCACGCGCGCCATCGACCTGATCGCCCGTCACGTGGACGCGTACCCCGCTCATGTCCGTTTTATCGCCCGGGAACGGCACGGCGGGGTCCAGCCGGTGCGGGAGGCCATCCGGGAGCAACTCGTCCGCTTCGCCCGCGAGGTGAAGGACGAACTGGCCAAGGATCCGCAGTCCGCGGAGTGGAGCGAGGACGATCTGCTGATGCTCGCCCATCTCTACGTCGACCAGATGCTGATCACCGCCTCGCTCTTCCTGGAGGCGCTGGACGCCCCGGAGGAGGAACGGGAGCGCGTGACCCAGCTCGCGACCCGGCAGATGCGGCTGATCAGCATCGGCCGGCAGCACTGGCGGGACTGA
- a CDS encoding DUF4190 domain-containing protein, translating to MQLTAPATRRTATRDADGMAVASFILGLLGLLVLNLFLGPIAIALAGVALWRRTNRPGRAYLGLTLGIADLVVLFAFMQADSTISWSF from the coding sequence ATGCAACTCACCGCTCCGGCCACGCGCCGCACCGCCACGCGCGACGCCGACGGCATGGCCGTCGCGTCCTTCATCCTCGGCCTGCTCGGCCTCCTCGTCCTCAACCTCTTCCTCGGCCCCATCGCCATCGCCCTGGCCGGAGTGGCCCTTTGGCGGCGGACCAACCGCCCCGGCCGCGCCTACCTGGGCCTGACCCTGGGCATCGCCGACCTCGTGGTCCTGTTCGCCTTCATGCAGGCCGACAGCACGATCTCCTGGAGCTTCTAG
- a CDS encoding cysteine desulfurase family protein: MAYLDHAATTPMLPEAAEALTAALGVTGNASSLHASGRRARRTVEESRETLAEALGARPSEVVFTSGGTEADNLAVKGLFWSRRDADPARTRVLASPVEHHAVLDAVHWLGEHEGATVEYLPVDSYGRVHPEALREAVERNPDDVALATVMWANNEIGTVLPIRELADVTAEFGIPLHADAVQAFGQVPVDFAASGLAAMTVSGHKIGGPYGIGALILGREHAPVPVLHGGGQERHVRSGTLDVPAIASFAVAGRLAAEQREWFAREIGALRDDLIEAVRTAVPDAILGGDPAAEGRLPANAHFTFPGCEGDSLLLLLDAQGIECSTGSACTAGVAQPSHVLLATGAAPDLARGTLRFSLGHTSTEADVEAVAKAIGPAVERARTAGLT, translated from the coding sequence ATGGCTTACCTCGACCACGCCGCGACCACCCCGATGCTCCCGGAGGCCGCAGAGGCGCTGACCGCCGCGCTGGGCGTCACCGGCAACGCCTCCTCCCTCCACGCATCCGGCCGCAGGGCCCGCCGCACGGTCGAGGAGTCCCGCGAAACCCTCGCCGAAGCACTCGGCGCCCGCCCCAGCGAGGTGGTGTTCACCTCCGGCGGCACGGAGGCCGACAACCTCGCCGTCAAGGGCCTGTTCTGGTCCCGTCGTGACGCCGACCCGGCCCGCACCCGCGTCCTCGCCAGCCCCGTGGAACACCACGCCGTCCTCGACGCCGTCCACTGGCTCGGCGAACACGAGGGCGCCACCGTCGAGTACCTCCCCGTCGACTCCTACGGCCGCGTCCACCCCGAGGCCCTGCGCGAGGCGGTCGAACGCAACCCCGACGATGTCGCGCTGGCCACGGTCATGTGGGCCAACAACGAGATCGGCACGGTACTGCCGATCCGTGAACTCGCCGACGTGACCGCGGAGTTCGGCATCCCTCTGCACGCCGACGCGGTTCAGGCCTTCGGCCAGGTCCCGGTCGACTTCGCCGCCTCCGGCCTCGCCGCGATGACGGTTTCCGGCCACAAGATCGGGGGTCCCTACGGCATCGGCGCCCTGATCCTGGGCCGCGAGCACGCCCCCGTGCCCGTCCTGCACGGCGGAGGCCAGGAGCGCCACGTCCGCTCCGGCACCCTCGACGTCCCCGCGATCGCCTCCTTCGCCGTGGCCGGCCGGCTCGCCGCCGAGCAGCGCGAGTGGTTCGCCCGCGAGATCGGCGCGCTGCGCGACGACCTGATCGAGGCCGTGCGCACCGCGGTCCCCGACGCGATCCTCGGCGGCGACCCGGCAGCCGAGGGCCGCCTGCCCGCCAACGCCCACTTCACCTTCCCCGGCTGCGAGGGCGACTCCCTGCTGCTCCTGCTCGACGCCCAGGGCATCGAGTGCTCGACCGGCTCCGCCTGCACCGCGGGCGTCGCCCAGCCCAGCCACGTCCTCCTCGCCACCGGCGCCGCCCCGGACCTGGCCCGCGGCACCCTCCGCTTCTCCCTGGGACACACCTCCACCGAGGCGGACGTGGAAGCGGTCGCGAAGGCGATCGGCCCCGCGGTGGAGCGCGCCCGTACCGCCGGGCTGACCTGA
- a CDS encoding peptidoglycan recognition family protein — MGATSGDTGGRPGRRALILGGAAAAVGAATLARTDLTRLWWRLPGVEKSRVAGAVDFRGALWVAASPANYRRANRPDDYAIDRVVIHVTQGSYASAVKAFQDPGHRAAAHYIVRGDGRVTQMIRELDVAFHAGNWEYNQRSVGIEHEGFVDRASSFTDAMYTASARLTARICDRYGIPVDREHIIGHVEVPGTDHTDPGQYWDWKRYVGLVRRAGQT; from the coding sequence GTGGGGGCGACGAGCGGTGACACGGGCGGGCGGCCGGGGCGGCGTGCGCTGATCCTCGGCGGGGCGGCGGCCGCCGTGGGGGCGGCCACGCTGGCCCGCACGGACCTGACCCGCCTGTGGTGGCGGCTGCCGGGCGTGGAGAAGTCGCGGGTGGCGGGCGCGGTGGACTTCCGGGGCGCGCTGTGGGTGGCGGCCTCGCCGGCGAACTACCGGCGGGCCAACCGGCCGGACGACTACGCGATCGACCGGGTGGTCATCCATGTCACCCAGGGCAGTTACGCGAGCGCGGTGAAGGCCTTCCAGGATCCGGGACACCGGGCCGCGGCCCACTACATCGTCCGCGGGGACGGGCGGGTCACGCAGATGATCCGGGAGCTGGACGTGGCGTTCCACGCGGGCAACTGGGAGTACAACCAACGCAGTGTCGGCATCGAGCACGAGGGTTTCGTCGATCGCGCCTCCTCGTTCACGGACGCGATGTACACGGCCTCGGCGCGGCTGACCGCGCGGATATGCGACCGGTACGGCATACCCGTCGACCGTGAGCACATCATCGGGCACGTGGAGGTTCCGGGGACGGACCACACCGATCCGGGGCAGTACTGGGACTGGAAGCGGTACGTGGGGCTCGTCCGACGGGCCGGACAGACCTGA
- the mnmA gene encoding tRNA 2-thiouridine(34) synthase MnmA, which translates to MTDTPQRPLRVLAAMSGGVDSAVAAARAAEAGHDVTGVHLALSANPQSFRTGARGCCTIEDSRDARRAADVIGIPFYVWDLAERFREDVVEDFVAEYEAGRTPNPCLRCNEKIKFAALLDKALALGFDAVCTGHYAKVVVREDGSRELHRASDMAKDQSYVLGVLDEKQLAHALFPLGDTVTTKDEIRAEAERRGLAVAKKPDSHDICFIADGDTQGFLASRLGRAQGDIVDEAGNRLGTHEGAYGYTIGQRKGLRIGTPAPDGKPRYVLDISPVDNTVTVGPASALDVTALTAIKPRWCGTAPTGPGAYTAQLRAHGGETRVTAELVDGCLEVRFAEPVRGVAPGQAVVLYDGTRVVGSATIASTVRATTAGVA; encoded by the coding sequence ATGACTGACACCCCGCAGCGCCCCCTCCGTGTCCTCGCCGCCATGTCCGGCGGGGTCGACTCCGCCGTCGCCGCCGCCCGCGCCGCCGAAGCGGGCCACGACGTGACCGGCGTCCACCTCGCGCTCTCCGCGAACCCGCAGTCCTTCCGCACGGGTGCGCGGGGCTGCTGCACCATCGAGGACTCGCGCGACGCCCGCCGCGCCGCGGACGTCATCGGCATCCCGTTCTACGTCTGGGACCTCGCCGAGCGCTTCCGCGAGGACGTGGTCGAGGACTTCGTCGCCGAGTACGAGGCCGGGCGCACCCCGAACCCGTGCCTGCGCTGCAACGAGAAGATCAAGTTCGCCGCGCTGCTGGACAAGGCGCTCGCCCTCGGCTTCGACGCCGTGTGCACCGGCCACTACGCCAAGGTGGTCGTGCGCGAGGACGGCTCGCGCGAGCTGCACCGCGCCTCCGACATGGCGAAGGACCAGTCGTACGTCCTCGGCGTGCTCGACGAGAAGCAGCTCGCGCACGCCCTGTTCCCGCTGGGCGACACCGTCACCACGAAGGACGAGATCCGCGCCGAGGCCGAGCGCCGGGGCCTCGCGGTCGCCAAGAAGCCCGACTCGCACGACATCTGCTTCATCGCCGACGGCGACACCCAGGGCTTCCTGGCCTCCCGCCTCGGCAGGGCCCAGGGCGACATCGTGGACGAGGCGGGCAACAGGCTCGGCACCCACGAGGGCGCCTACGGCTACACCATCGGCCAGCGCAAGGGCCTCAGGATCGGCACCCCGGCCCCCGACGGCAAGCCGCGCTACGTCCTCGACATCTCGCCCGTGGACAACACGGTGACCGTCGGCCCGGCCTCCGCGCTGGACGTCACCGCCCTCACCGCGATCAAGCCCCGCTGGTGCGGCACCGCCCCGACCGGCCCCGGCGCCTACACGGCCCAGCTCCGCGCCCACGGCGGCGAGACACGGGTCACCGCCGAGCTGGTCGACGGCTGTCTCGAGGTCCGCTTCGCCGAGCCCGTGCGCGGCGTCGCCCCCGGCCAGGCGGTCGTCCTGTACGACGGCACCCGCGTGGTGGGCTCGGCGACGATCGCCTCGACGGTACGGGCGACGACGGCCGGCGTGGCATAG
- a CDS encoding alpha/beta hydrolase, with product MDNKTLSRDGTPLAHRRTGQGPAVVLVSGAMSTGATLAPLAAALSDRFSAVVYDRRGRGGSGDTAPYAVEREVEDLATVIDAVGGEAALYGVSSGGALALRAAASGLPVRQVAVYEPPYALDEHALRARAEYTRNLTEALEQGRRGDAVELFLRLTGLAPAMIANARRSPMWAGMEALAPTLRYDDAAMGDGRVPRDLLASVTVPVLAAAGGASPDWMREAARQVAEAAPQGTFRVLQGQTHAVEPEVLAPVLAEFYGA from the coding sequence ATGGACAACAAGACCCTCTCGCGTGACGGCACCCCACTCGCCCACCGCCGCACCGGACAGGGCCCCGCGGTCGTGCTCGTCAGCGGCGCGATGTCGACGGGCGCCACTCTCGCGCCGCTCGCGGCAGCGCTGTCGGACCGTTTCAGCGCCGTGGTGTACGACCGCCGGGGGCGCGGAGGGAGCGGGGACACGGCGCCGTACGCGGTGGAGCGCGAGGTCGAGGACCTGGCGACGGTGATCGACGCGGTGGGCGGCGAGGCGGCGCTCTACGGCGTCTCGTCGGGCGGCGCGCTGGCGCTGCGCGCGGCGGCGAGCGGGCTGCCGGTCCGTCAGGTGGCGGTGTACGAGCCGCCGTACGCCCTGGACGAGCACGCCCTCCGGGCGCGTGCGGAGTACACCAGGAACCTCACCGAGGCGCTGGAGCAGGGCCGGCGCGGTGACGCGGTGGAGCTGTTCCTGCGGCTCACCGGGCTGGCTCCGGCGATGATCGCCAACGCCCGCCGGTCCCCGATGTGGGCCGGCATGGAGGCGCTCGCGCCCACGCTGCGCTACGACGACGCCGCGATGGGCGACGGGCGGGTGCCGCGCGACCTGCTGGCCTCGGTCACCGTGCCGGTCCTGGCGGCCGCGGGCGGCGCGAGCCCGGACTGGATGCGGGAGGCGGCCCGTCAGGTCGCCGAGGCCGCGCCGCAGGGCACGTTCCGCGTCCTTCAGGGCCAGACCCACGCGGTGGAGCCGGAGGTGCTGGCGCCGGTGCTGGCGGAGTTCTACGGGGCATAG
- a CDS encoding DUF427 domain-containing protein, whose product MTQGHTITIEQGTRRVRVVHGDQVLAESDRPLVLRETGCPVRYYLPAEDVRMDLLTPSDTHTHCPFKGTASYWSVPGAADLVWSYPDPKPDVAEIKDHLCFYDVEVL is encoded by the coding sequence ATGACCCAAGGACACACGATCACCATCGAGCAGGGCACGCGTCGCGTACGCGTCGTCCACGGCGACCAGGTCCTCGCGGAGAGCGACCGGCCCCTGGTCCTGCGCGAGACGGGCTGCCCCGTCCGCTACTACCTCCCCGCCGAGGACGTACGCATGGATCTCCTGACCCCTTCCGACACGCACACCCACTGTCCGTTCAAGGGCACGGCGTCGTACTGGTCCGTCCCGGGCGCGGCGGACCTGGTGTGGTCCTATCCGGACCCCAAGCCCGACGTCGCCGAGATCAAGGACCACCTGTGCTTCTACGACGTCGAGGTGTTGTGA
- a CDS encoding TIGR00730 family Rossman fold protein → MRICVFLSAADLDDRYTRPARDFARLLGKGGHTLVWGGSDVGLMKVVADGVEEAGGRLVGVSVDFLAAKARPGVDDMVIARNLAERKKLLLEKADAVVIMVGGTGTLDEATEILELKKHGRTDKPVVLLNTAGFYDGLREQFRRMEDEGFLPRPLAELVHFAAEPAGALAYLEESFDGR, encoded by the coding sequence ATGCGAATCTGCGTCTTCCTCTCCGCCGCCGACCTCGACGACCGCTACACGCGCCCCGCGCGGGACTTCGCACGGCTGCTCGGCAAGGGCGGCCACACGCTGGTGTGGGGCGGGTCCGACGTGGGGCTGATGAAGGTGGTCGCGGACGGCGTCGAGGAGGCGGGCGGCCGGCTGGTCGGCGTCTCGGTCGACTTCCTGGCGGCCAAGGCGCGCCCCGGCGTCGACGACATGGTGATCGCCAGGAATCTGGCGGAGCGGAAGAAGCTGCTGCTGGAGAAGGCCGACGCGGTGGTGATCATGGTGGGCGGCACCGGGACGCTCGACGAGGCCACCGAGATCCTGGAGCTCAAGAAGCACGGCCGGACGGACAAGCCGGTGGTGCTCCTGAACACTGCTGGCTTCTACGACGGCCTGCGCGAGCAGTTCCGGCGCATGGAGGACGAGGGCTTCCTGCCCCGGCCGCTGGCCGAGCTCGTGCACTTCGCGGCGGAGCCCGCGGGCGCCCTCGCCTACCTCGAGGAGTCCTTCGACGGCCGCTGA
- a CDS encoding SDR family oxidoreductase: MAGMAIHVITGAGSGIGAAVARRLHARGDELVLHARDAGRAKELAAQFPGARTLVGDLADPDRLSWAFSHQSLPDRVDSLLHIAGVVDLGPVGDLTPRTWRHQLNVNLIAPAELTRHFLPQLRASRGHVVFVNSGAGLSAHADWSAYAASKHGLKALADSLRQEEHANGVRVTSVYPGRTASPMQAKVHQQEGKEYDPEKWIDPESVATTLLMALDLPRDAEVNDVTVRPGK, from the coding sequence ATGGCGGGCATGGCTATTCATGTGATCACCGGGGCCGGTTCCGGCATCGGCGCGGCCGTGGCCCGCCGCCTGCACGCGCGCGGGGACGAGCTCGTGCTGCACGCGCGCGACGCGGGCCGGGCGAAGGAGCTGGCGGCCCAGTTCCCCGGCGCCCGGACCCTGGTCGGCGACCTGGCGGACCCCGACCGGCTCTCCTGGGCCTTCTCCCACCAGAGCCTCCCCGACCGGGTCGACTCCCTGCTGCACATCGCGGGCGTGGTCGACCTCGGCCCGGTCGGCGACCTCACTCCCCGGACGTGGCGCCACCAGCTCAACGTCAACCTGATCGCCCCCGCCGAACTGACCCGTCACTTCCTGCCCCAGCTGCGCGCGTCCCGCGGTCACGTGGTGTTCGTCAACTCGGGCGCGGGCCTGAGCGCCCACGCCGACTGGTCCGCGTACGCCGCCTCCAAGCACGGTCTGAAGGCCCTGGCCGACTCCCTGCGCCAGGAGGAGCACGCGAACGGCGTCCGCGTCACCTCCGTCTACCCCGGCCGCACCGCCAGTCCCATGCAGGCCAAGGTCCACCAGCAGGAGGGCAAGGAGTACGACCCGGAGAAGTGGATCGACCCCGAGTCGGTCGCGACGACCCTTCTCATGGCGCTGGACCTGCCGAGGGACGCCGAGGTCAACGACGTGACGGTCCGTCCCGGGAAGTGA